The Holophagales bacterium genome has a window encoding:
- a CDS encoding MFS transporter produces MPASTPPSASPTLSPPPSFYRWLVLLSCSAAMFGNYYVFDALYPVTPLLEKAFGFTGAQVGLLDTAYNVAALLTLIAGGVLIDRIGVAASAVLFGTIGAVGSIAIAVLPALLPGSPWAGMMIGRFLLGIGSELFIVAATTVVGRWFKGKEISFALAIQLLIARLGSWAADKSPDFAKSLFGSWQPPLLLAACLGLLWLVFAIVYAGLERRATRVYAVSRPGATDKLVWSDLVRFDLGYWWVVGLCVAFYATIFPFRTFANLYFIEAKGLSPEAAGNLKSILPLLSMIGMPLFGLLADKIGKRALLMAAGSALLVPPFFLLAGTSISPTILMGMLGLAFALVPAVLWPAVTYLVPEARLGSAYALMTFCQQVGWAGMSWGLGLLKDGAHASATNPAGWNPVMFALGSLAMLGFVFSFLLWRSERGPKSHGLEAVTPTATGHPPKSVDPA; encoded by the coding sequence ATGCCCGCCAGCACGCCTCCGAGCGCCTCGCCCACGCTGTCGCCGCCGCCTTCCTTCTACCGGTGGCTCGTGCTGCTCTCGTGCAGCGCGGCGATGTTCGGCAACTACTACGTCTTCGACGCCCTCTACCCGGTCACGCCGCTCCTCGAGAAGGCCTTCGGCTTCACGGGCGCACAGGTCGGGCTCCTCGATACGGCCTACAACGTCGCGGCGCTCCTGACGCTGATCGCGGGGGGCGTCCTGATCGACCGGATCGGCGTGGCGGCCTCGGCCGTTCTGTTCGGGACGATCGGCGCCGTGGGGAGCATCGCGATCGCCGTCCTCCCGGCGCTCCTCCCCGGCAGCCCGTGGGCCGGGATGATGATCGGCCGTTTCCTCCTCGGAATCGGCTCGGAGCTCTTCATCGTCGCGGCGACGACGGTCGTCGGACGCTGGTTCAAGGGGAAGGAGATCTCCTTCGCCCTCGCGATCCAGCTCCTCATCGCGCGGCTCGGCTCGTGGGCCGCCGACAAGTCGCCCGACTTCGCGAAGTCGCTCTTCGGAAGCTGGCAGCCCCCCCTCCTCCTCGCGGCGTGCCTCGGGCTTCTCTGGCTCGTCTTCGCCATCGTCTACGCCGGTCTCGAGAGGCGCGCCACGAGGGTCTACGCCGTCTCGCGGCCCGGCGCGACCGACAAGCTCGTCTGGTCGGACCTCGTCCGGTTCGACCTCGGCTACTGGTGGGTCGTCGGCCTCTGCGTCGCCTTCTACGCGACGATCTTCCCATTCCGCACCTTCGCAAACCTCTACTTCATCGAGGCCAAGGGTCTCTCGCCCGAGGCCGCCGGGAACCTCAAGTCGATCCTCCCGCTCCTCTCGATGATCGGCATGCCGCTCTTCGGCCTCCTCGCCGACAAGATCGGCAAGCGCGCGCTCCTGATGGCGGCCGGTTCGGCGCTCCTCGTGCCTCCGTTCTTCCTCCTGGCCGGCACCTCGATCTCCCCGACGATCCTGATGGGAATGCTCGGCCTCGCCTTCGCGCTCGTCCCGGCGGTCCTCTGGCCGGCGGTCACCTACCTCGTTCCCGAGGCCAGGCTCGGCTCGGCCTACGCGCTCATGACGTTCTGCCAGCAGGTGGGCTGGGCCGGCATGAGCTGGGGCCTCGGTCTCCTGAAGGACGGCGCTCACGCGAGCGCCACGAACCCGGCGGGCTGGAACCCGGTCATGTTCGCGCTGGGGTCCCTGGCCATGCTCGGCTTCGTCTTCTCGTTCCTCCTCTGGAGGAGCGAGCGCGGCCCGAAGAGCCACGGCCTGGAGGCGGTGACGCCGACGGCAACGGGCCACCCGCCGAAGAGCGTCGACCCCGCCTGA
- a CDS encoding glutamate-5-semialdehyde dehydrogenase, with amino-acid sequence MSTDVRRAAESAKAASRRLATLTPRSKSAALDEIAARLEAGAAAILEANAADVGEAEERAARGDMTEALLSRLRLDAAKLAGMVDGVRAVARLEDPAGRVLTRTLLDDGLVLEKVSCPLGVLAAVFEARPDAVTQISALAIKSGNAVILKGGREAARSTAALVGAIRAGLAEAGLPEDAVQSIPDRESVDALLALDDLVDLVIPRGSNALVKSIRERTRIPVLGHAEGVCHVYVDAAADPEMALSIVLDSKLTYPAACNAVETVLVHRATVADVMLPLLGTLLENRVEVRGCEETCAAAHGLPVAPATEEDWRTEYGAPVVSVKVVESLDEAIAWVNRYGSSHTEAIVTGDRLAAERFLAEVDAAGVYHNASTRFADGMRYGLGAEVGIATGKLHARGPVGLEGLVTYRWILRGHGQVTASYGPQGRAFRHEKLPVH; translated from the coding sequence ATGAGCACGGACGTCCGGAGAGCCGCGGAGAGCGCCAAGGCCGCTTCCCGCAGGCTCGCCACGCTCACGCCGCGCTCGAAGAGCGCCGCGCTCGACGAGATCGCCGCACGCCTCGAAGCCGGCGCCGCCGCGATCCTGGAGGCGAACGCGGCCGACGTCGGCGAGGCCGAGGAGCGCGCAGCGCGCGGCGACATGACGGAAGCGCTCCTCTCGCGGCTCCGGCTCGACGCCGCGAAGCTCGCCGGGATGGTCGACGGCGTCCGCGCGGTGGCACGGCTCGAGGACCCGGCAGGCCGCGTCCTCACCCGGACGCTCCTGGACGACGGCCTCGTCCTGGAGAAGGTCTCCTGCCCGCTCGGCGTCCTGGCGGCCGTCTTCGAGGCACGTCCCGATGCCGTGACGCAGATCTCGGCGCTCGCCATCAAGTCGGGGAACGCCGTGATCCTGAAAGGAGGCCGCGAGGCGGCCCGGAGCACGGCGGCGCTCGTCGGGGCGATCCGGGCGGGGCTGGCGGAAGCGGGCCTCCCGGAAGACGCCGTCCAGTCGATCCCCGATCGCGAGTCGGTCGACGCCCTCCTCGCCCTGGACGACCTCGTCGACCTCGTGATCCCGCGCGGCTCGAACGCCCTCGTGAAGTCGATCCGGGAGCGGACGCGGATTCCGGTCCTCGGGCACGCCGAAGGGGTCTGCCACGTCTACGTGGACGCGGCCGCCGACCCGGAGATGGCGCTCTCCATCGTCCTCGATTCCAAGCTGACCTACCCGGCGGCCTGCAACGCCGTGGAGACCGTCCTCGTCCACCGGGCGACCGTGGCGGACGTGATGCTCCCGCTCCTCGGGACTCTCCTCGAGAATAGGGTCGAGGTGCGCGGCTGCGAGGAGACGTGCGCGGCCGCGCACGGGCTCCCCGTCGCCCCGGCAACGGAGGAGGACTGGCGGACCGAGTACGGCGCCCCGGTGGTTTCCGTGAAGGTCGTCGAGAGCCTCGACGAGGCGATCGCCTGGGTGAACCGCTACGGCTCGTCCCACACCGAGGCGATCGTCACCGGCGACCGTCTCGCGGCCGAGCGGTTCCTCGCGGAGGTGGACGCCGCGGGCGTTTACCACAATGCCTCGACCCGCTTCGCCGACGGCATGCGCTACGGCCTCGGGGCCGAGGTCGGCATCGCGACGGGGAAGCTTCACGCCCGGGGGCCGGTCGGCCTCGAGGGGCTCGTCACCTACCGCTGGATCCTGCGAGGCCACGGCCAGGTGACGGCTTCCTACGGCCCCCAGGGGCGCGCTTTCCGGCACGAGAAGCTCCCCGTTCACTGA
- a CDS encoding sodium:alanine symporter family protein, translating to MAAIEQLLARGSDFIWGWPLIILLFGTHLFLTIRLGFPQKHLWKAIKISFSREKEGAGDVSQFGALTTALAATIGTGNIVGVATAVAAGGPGAVLWMWLTGVFGIATKYSEALLSVRFRVQDANGAMCGGPMYVLERGMNAKWLGVIFAALTSVAAFGIGCTVQANSIASLAQETFGISPWVSGALMTVLTAIVILGGIQSIAKVCELLVPFMAGFYVLGCAYLLVLHWETLPAAVRIIFSSAFSGQAAIGGFLGAGMKEAIRFGVARGLFSNESGLGSAPIVAAAARTKNPVRQALVSSTGTFWDTVVVCAMTGLVVVNSGDWHAGLKGAALTKTAFSHIPHVGPIVLTVGLLTFVFSTILGWSYYGEKAAEYLFGPRIVRPYRVLWVAAVMVGSVATLPAVWSFADIANGMMAIPNLVSLLVLNGLIASETKKYLTTGHLDDAAPTE from the coding sequence ATGGCGGCCATCGAGCAGCTTCTGGCCAGGGGCAGCGACTTCATCTGGGGTTGGCCCCTCATCATCCTGCTCTTCGGGACCCATCTCTTTCTGACGATCCGCCTCGGCTTCCCCCAGAAACACCTCTGGAAGGCGATCAAGATCTCCTTCAGCCGGGAGAAGGAGGGGGCCGGAGACGTCAGCCAGTTCGGCGCGCTGACGACCGCCCTGGCCGCGACGATCGGGACCGGGAACATCGTGGGCGTCGCGACCGCCGTCGCCGCGGGCGGTCCCGGCGCCGTCCTCTGGATGTGGCTGACGGGCGTCTTCGGCATCGCGACGAAGTACTCCGAGGCGCTCCTCTCCGTCCGTTTCCGGGTCCAGGACGCGAATGGCGCAATGTGCGGCGGCCCGATGTACGTCCTCGAACGAGGGATGAACGCGAAGTGGCTCGGCGTCATCTTCGCCGCGCTCACGTCCGTCGCCGCCTTCGGAATCGGGTGCACGGTCCAGGCGAACTCCATCGCCAGCCTCGCGCAGGAGACGTTCGGGATTTCGCCGTGGGTCAGCGGCGCGCTCATGACGGTTCTGACGGCGATCGTCATCCTCGGAGGCATTCAGTCGATCGCGAAGGTCTGCGAGCTCCTCGTGCCCTTCATGGCGGGTTTCTACGTCCTCGGCTGCGCATATCTCCTGGTGCTTCACTGGGAGACGCTCCCCGCGGCGGTCCGCATCATCTTCTCCAGCGCCTTCAGCGGGCAGGCCGCCATCGGCGGCTTTCTCGGCGCGGGAATGAAGGAGGCGATCCGCTTCGGCGTCGCGCGTGGCCTCTTCTCGAACGAGTCGGGCCTCGGCAGCGCCCCGATCGTCGCGGCAGCCGCGAGGACCAAGAACCCCGTCCGCCAGGCGCTCGTCTCCTCGACCGGCACGTTCTGGGACACCGTGGTCGTCTGCGCGATGACCGGCCTCGTCGTCGTCAACTCGGGCGACTGGCACGCGGGCCTGAAGGGCGCGGCGCTGACGAAGACGGCCTTCAGCCACATCCCGCACGTCGGCCCGATCGTCCTGACCGTCGGTCTCCTGACGTTCGTCTTCTCGACGATCCTCGGCTGGTCGTACTACGGAGAGAAGGCCGCCGAGTACCTCTTCGGGCCACGGATCGTCCGCCCCTACCGCGTCCTCTGGGTCGCCGCCGTCATGGTCGGCTCCGTCGCGACCCTTCCGGCCGTCTGGTCGTTCGCCGACATCGCCAACGGCATGATGGCGATCCCGAACCTGGTCTCGCTCCTCGTCCTGAACGGCCTGATCGCCTCCGAGACGAAGAAGTACCTGACGACCGGACACCTCGACGACGCCGCACCCACGGAGTGA
- the sthA gene encoding Si-specific NAD(P)(+) transhydrogenase, translating to MTPAPSTSDFDVVVLGGGPGGERAAIQAAKAHKRVALVERAAVVGGARVNWGTIPSKTLRESALFFLGMTRHRLHGFQTEVTDDVTVADFMYRERLVVQRELDMINASLGRYRIEVFRGHGRFVDEHTVAVEGKDGRRKGTLKGDVFVIATGSSPNRPADVPFDAESVFDSNTILKLPRMPKTMTVLGAGVIGIEYASIFAALGVYVTLVDTRDRLLPYLDREIVTILGRELGELHVEILHDDRYLNVEPVPGSPPRVTIETQKGRRITSDVLLYCVGRDGNTRDLGLETIGLVPDKYGLLKVNGDLQTTHPHIYAVGDVIGYPALASTSMEQGRRAMRHAFGLTGTSASTENIPFAIYSIPEVSYVGETEEKLQEKGIDYVVGRGHYGMNPRGQIIGDTQGLLKLVFDAATARLIGVHIVGHSASELVHIGQAYMKMQATAFGIAESLYNYPTLSDMYRHAALTAVSELVKRQASGAG from the coding sequence GTGACACCCGCACCTTCCACCTCCGACTTCGACGTCGTCGTCCTGGGCGGCGGCCCGGGAGGCGAACGCGCCGCGATCCAGGCCGCCAAGGCGCACAAGCGCGTCGCCCTCGTCGAGCGGGCCGCCGTCGTCGGCGGAGCTCGCGTGAACTGGGGGACGATCCCTTCGAAGACTCTCCGGGAGAGCGCCCTCTTCTTCCTCGGCATGACCCGGCACCGGCTCCACGGCTTTCAGACCGAGGTGACGGACGACGTCACGGTGGCCGATTTCATGTACCGCGAGCGGCTCGTCGTCCAGCGCGAGCTGGACATGATCAACGCGTCGCTCGGGCGCTACCGGATCGAGGTCTTCCGGGGCCACGGCCGCTTCGTCGACGAGCACACGGTCGCCGTCGAGGGGAAGGACGGGCGTCGCAAGGGGACCCTGAAGGGCGACGTCTTCGTCATCGCGACCGGGTCGAGCCCGAATCGCCCCGCCGACGTTCCGTTCGATGCCGAGAGCGTCTTCGACAGCAACACGATCCTGAAGCTCCCACGGATGCCGAAGACGATGACCGTCCTCGGGGCGGGAGTCATCGGCATCGAGTACGCATCGATCTTCGCGGCGCTCGGCGTCTACGTGACGCTCGTCGACACGCGGGACCGGCTTCTCCCCTACCTCGACCGCGAGATCGTCACGATCCTCGGCCGCGAGCTGGGCGAGCTGCACGTCGAGATCCTGCACGACGACCGCTACCTCAACGTCGAACCCGTCCCGGGCTCCCCGCCCCGGGTGACGATCGAGACGCAGAAGGGACGCCGGATCACGTCCGACGTCCTCCTCTACTGCGTCGGACGCGACGGCAACACGAGGGACCTCGGCCTCGAGACGATCGGCCTCGTTCCCGACAAGTACGGACTGCTGAAGGTGAACGGCGACCTGCAGACGACGCACCCGCACATCTACGCCGTCGGCGACGTCATCGGCTACCCCGCCCTCGCCTCGACCTCGATGGAGCAGGGGCGACGGGCGATGCGCCACGCGTTCGGCCTGACCGGCACGTCCGCGAGCACGGAGAACATCCCGTTCGCCATCTACTCGATCCCGGAGGTGAGCTACGTCGGCGAGACGGAGGAGAAGCTGCAGGAGAAAGGGATCGACTACGTCGTCGGCCGGGGCCACTACGGGATGAACCCGCGCGGGCAGATCATCGGCGACACCCAGGGACTCCTGAAGCTCGTCTTCGACGCGGCGACCGCCCGTCTCATCGGCGTCCACATCGTCGGGCACTCGGCGAGCGAGCTCGTCCACATCGGGCAGGCCTACATGAAGATGCAGGCGACGGCCTTCGGTATCGCAGAATCGCTCTACAACTACCCGACGCTGTCCGACATGTACCGGCACGCCGCCCTCACGGCCGTCTCCGAGCTCGTGAAAAGGCAGGCAAGCGGCGCCGGCTGA
- the proB gene encoding glutamate 5-kinase yields MNPEIEFPADRVAAARSRVSAARRVVVKVGTNVVMGDDGALALGRLYGLIEAVAAERRKGREMVVVSSGAVGLGAQRLGLSGKPKSLALKQACAAIGQGRLMSIWSDAFEKVGVTAAQVLLTEDDFASRGRYLALRATLEELLSLGVIPVLNENDTVGTAELEAPAGHVFGDNDKLSALVATKVGADLLVILSDVDGLHTANPSRNRLARRIPVVAEVSPGVRALAEGAGARGRGGMATKLEAAAIATASGALAVIASGRRPGVLEEILAGEDAGTLFLPKSTLTGKRRWIAWAALPSGAIHVNDGARAALVSGKASLLPAGVTALEGEFEKGDVVRILGSDGAQFARGQVNYGRADAAKLVGRRSDEARGGVPRGYDALVTRNNVVVRDAAGEGEAK; encoded by the coding sequence ATGAATCCTGAGATCGAGTTTCCCGCGGACCGGGTCGCCGCAGCCCGCAGCCGCGTCTCAGCCGCCCGAAGGGTCGTCGTGAAGGTGGGGACGAACGTCGTGATGGGCGACGACGGCGCCCTCGCCCTCGGGCGCCTCTACGGCCTGATCGAGGCCGTCGCCGCAGAGCGCCGGAAGGGGCGGGAAATGGTCGTCGTCTCCTCCGGCGCGGTCGGCCTCGGGGCCCAGCGGCTGGGCCTTTCGGGAAAGCCGAAGTCACTCGCCCTCAAGCAGGCCTGCGCGGCGATCGGGCAGGGGCGGCTCATGTCGATCTGGTCCGACGCGTTCGAGAAGGTCGGCGTCACCGCGGCGCAGGTCCTCCTGACGGAGGACGACTTCGCGAGCCGCGGGCGATACCTCGCGCTCCGGGCCACGCTCGAGGAGCTCCTCTCCCTCGGTGTCATCCCGGTCCTGAACGAGAACGACACCGTGGGGACGGCGGAGCTGGAGGCGCCGGCGGGGCACGTCTTCGGCGACAACGACAAGCTCTCGGCCCTCGTGGCGACCAAGGTCGGGGCGGACCTCCTCGTGATCCTCTCCGACGTCGATGGCCTTCACACCGCCAACCCCTCCCGGAATCGCCTGGCGCGGCGGATCCCCGTCGTCGCGGAGGTGAGCCCGGGGGTCCGCGCGCTCGCCGAAGGGGCCGGCGCCCGGGGACGGGGCGGGATGGCCACGAAGCTCGAAGCGGCCGCCATCGCCACCGCCTCCGGCGCTCTCGCGGTCATCGCGAGCGGCCGCAGGCCCGGCGTGCTCGAGGAGATTCTCGCGGGGGAGGATGCAGGGACCCTCTTCCTTCCGAAGAGCACGCTCACCGGCAAGCGCCGGTGGATCGCCTGGGCGGCCCTTCCCTCCGGAGCGATCCACGTCAACGACGGCGCCCGCGCGGCGCTCGTTTCCGGGAAGGCGTCCCTCCTCCCCGCCGGCGTCACCGCCCTGGAGGGGGAGTTCGAGAAGGGGGACGTCGTGAGGATCCTCGGGAGCGACGGGGCTCAGTTCGCCCGCGGCCAGGTCAACTACGGCCGCGCCGACGCCGCGAAGCTCGTCGGGCGACGCTCGGACGAGGCGCGGGGAGGAGTCCCCAGGGGCTACGACGCCCTCGTGACGCGCAACAACGTCGTCGTGAGAGACGCGGCAGGAGAGGGGGAGGCGAAATGA